In the Telopea speciosissima isolate NSW1024214 ecotype Mountain lineage chromosome 2, Tspe_v1, whole genome shotgun sequence genome, one interval contains:
- the LOC122650864 gene encoding uncharacterized protein LOC122650864: MANSTHSLVYVPIFAGENYDFWSIKMRTYFLSQDLWDIVNNGFSTPKATSTPSITQQEKLKKNMQNDAKVLYILQQAVVDTIFPRIMGATTAKDAWNTLKEEFQGNAKVGTVKLQTLRRDLKNIKMKDSETAKDYYSRVKEIVNQMRAYCEDITDKKVIEKILISLTDKYDPIVTAIEESKDISTLSVTELMGSLEAYEQRLNRREESSIESAF; encoded by the coding sequence ATGGCTAATTCTACCCACTCGCTTGTCTATGTTCCAATCTTCGCCGGTGAAAACTATGATTTCTGGAGCATCAAGATGAGGACATATTTTTTGTCCCAAGACTTATGGGACATTGTTAATAATGGTTTTTCTACACCAAAGGCTACCTCCACTCCGTCCATTACACAGCAGGAGAAACTAAAGAAGAATATGCAGAATGATGCCAAGGTACTTTACATCCTCCAACAGGCGGTAGTTGACACAATATTTCCAAGAATTATGGGAGCTACAACGGCGAAGGATGCATGGAATACTCTAAAGGAGGAGTTTCAAGGCAATGCAAAGGTAGGGACTGTTAAACTGCAAACTCTAAGAAGAGacttaaaaaatatcaaaatgaagGATTCTGAGACCGCTAAAGATTACTACTCCAGAGTAAAGGAGATAGTAAATCAAATGAGAGCCTATTGTGAAGACATCACAGACAAAAAGGTCATAGAAAAAATACTAATCAGTCTTACTGATAAATATGACCCAATAGTCACTGCCATTGAAGAGTCCAAAGATATATCAACTCTTTCAGTGACAGAATTGATGGGCTCTCTGGAAGCTTATGAACAAAGGCTGAATAGGCGAGAGGAAAGCTCAATTGAAAGTGCCTTTTAG